A part of Atribacterota bacterium genomic DNA contains:
- a CDS encoding type II secretion system protein codes for MKNHRYEEGFTLIQAIVSVCLAIMFASLVYFQLQMINRLERRSEILMGALNVAINTMESLKLQDDLSVGFGEEAEGGFYVFTQIEEFSSSLYRLKVMVKKGNEEIISLQTLRKK; via the coding sequence GTGAAAAACCACCGTTATGAGGAAGGCTTTACCCTTATTCAGGCCATAGTTTCGGTTTGTTTAGCCATAATGTTTGCTTCTCTTGTGTATTTTCAACTACAGATGATCAACCGGCTGGAAAGAAGAAGCGAAATTCTCATGGGAGCTCTTAATGTGGCTATCAATACCATGGAAAGCTTAAAATTACAAGATGACCTTTCGGTTGGTTTTGGAGAGGAAGCAGAAGGGGGGTTTTATGTCTTTACCCAGATTGAGGAATTTTCTTCTTCTCTCTATAGGCTCAAGGTGATGGTGAAAAAGGGGAATGAGGAAATTATCTCTTTGCAGACGCTCCGAAAAAAATAG
- the pilO gene encoding type 4a pilus biogenesis protein PilO produces the protein MNFEKNWSLYLLSWVGALILFLFFVITPVLHKVDMLLQERDRLQQEIMVLQKRVQQLEVLETRLESLKDMAQILEERIPNEKEIPNLLLTIEDASFLSNVELLSLVPQGMQSGSDYMEFPLQVSLRTSFLDFLLFLNCLRQSPRLVQVKSFNFRREQEGFLVNAQLVTYLLSLPLPEIQTKEGTP, from the coding sequence ATGAATTTTGAAAAGAACTGGTCGCTGTACCTTCTTTCGTGGGTTGGTGCTTTGATTCTTTTTCTTTTTTTTGTAATCACGCCGGTTTTGCACAAAGTTGATATGCTGTTGCAGGAAAGAGACCGCCTGCAGCAGGAAATTATGGTCCTGCAAAAAAGGGTCCAGCAACTTGAAGTACTCGAAACTAGGTTAGAAAGCTTGAAAGACATGGCCCAGATCTTGGAAGAACGGATTCCTAATGAGAAAGAAATTCCCAACCTCCTTTTGACCATTGAGGACGCTTCGTTCCTCTCGAACGTGGAACTCCTTTCTCTTGTGCCCCAGGGAATGCAATCGGGAAGCGATTATATGGAGTTTCCGTTGCAGGTTTCTTTGCGTACCTCTTTTCTCGACTTTTTGCTCTTTTTAAATTGTCTTCGTCAGTCACCACGCCTTGTTCAGGTCAAAAGTTTCAATTTTCGCAGAGAACAGGAAGGATTCCTGGTGAACGCTCAGTTGGTGACGTACCTTTTGAGTTTACCTTTACCGGAGATCCAGACTAAGGAGGGGACACCGTGA
- the pilM gene encoding pilus assembly protein PilM yields the protein MLGVDLGDYSLKYCLSQKKKEGRFEVLRVGELALPGEVFSEGEIKSKNLLTENLRLFWRRHRLPREIALAFYHPQMVLQTITLPEMSEAELENAIRWEASSIIVGEDNLQVGWQILKKDERGLEILFSAFPAIAVNACVESFLKAGIKVEAMEPQSLSLLRGVLSMEEGLLQISFVILDVGFQKSMITYFSGGKLVFSRYFSWGLKRVWNALREKFNLLPVEIMEVMNRGKNEVDIPYQLEEAVQDVSQDLIVELRRSIAFFQSEFKLDTTSGKCLLTGGGASLYPLRKEILQNVALDCQEVKPLLLGKEKVLSGRFLTAVGVSLWN from the coding sequence GTGTTAGGAGTGGATTTAGGCGATTACTCTTTGAAGTACTGCCTATCACAGAAGAAAAAGGAGGGGCGGTTTGAGGTTCTTCGAGTCGGGGAGTTAGCACTCCCAGGAGAAGTGTTCTCGGAGGGGGAAATCAAGAGCAAGAATCTCCTGACTGAAAATCTTCGTCTATTCTGGCGAAGACATCGCCTTCCCCGTGAAATTGCTCTTGCGTTTTACCATCCTCAGATGGTGCTTCAGACAATTACTTTGCCTGAAATGTCTGAAGCAGAATTGGAAAACGCCATTCGATGGGAAGCCAGTTCAATCATTGTCGGTGAAGACAATCTTCAGGTTGGCTGGCAGATTCTCAAAAAAGACGAACGGGGATTAGAAATTCTTTTTTCTGCCTTTCCGGCGATTGCCGTAAATGCTTGTGTCGAATCCTTTTTGAAGGCTGGAATCAAAGTAGAAGCGATGGAACCCCAGTCCCTGAGTCTTCTTCGTGGCGTTCTGAGTATGGAAGAGGGTTTATTGCAGATTTCTTTCGTTATTCTGGACGTTGGATTTCAGAAAAGCATGATCACCTACTTTTCAGGAGGAAAGCTGGTTTTTTCTCGGTATTTTAGCTGGGGATTGAAAAGGGTGTGGAATGCATTACGTGAGAAGTTCAATCTACTCCCAGTGGAAATCATGGAAGTCATGAACCGGGGGAAGAACGAAGTGGACATTCCATACCAGTTGGAAGAGGCTGTGCAAGATGTCAGCCAGGATTTGATTGTGGAATTGCGTCGCTCTATCGCCTTTTTTCAGAGTGAATTCAAACTGGATACCACAAGCGGCAAGTGCCTGCTTACAGGTGGTGGTGCTTCGCTTTATCCATTGAGAAAAGAAATCCTGCAAAACGTGGCGCTTGATTGTCAGGAGGTCAAACCTCTTTTACTGGGTAAGGAAAAGGTTCTCAGTGGGAGATTTTTAACCGCAGTAGGAGTGAGTTTATGGAACTGA
- a CDS encoding PilN domain-containing protein, translating into MELKVSYPVKINLLPKKYVVRRAPNWVRLFFLTLLLSFTTFYVYTYLTTWLEVNSLISQNTILEAELGQLREREKRFKVVQEEINRIEKRVEVLKSLVVKEPDWLKILAILGRSMPPDLYLEEASFDSNKIDCKGKAQSIFSVARFIEMISRYPDIFSSADFRSLNLTPDGVMYNFDLSLELKKL; encoded by the coding sequence ATGGAACTGAAGGTGAGTTACCCAGTAAAAATTAATCTCCTGCCCAAGAAGTACGTGGTGAGACGCGCCCCAAACTGGGTGCGATTATTTTTTCTGACTTTACTTCTGAGTTTTACCACATTTTATGTTTATACGTACCTTACTACCTGGCTGGAAGTCAATTCTCTTATTAGCCAAAATACAATTCTTGAAGCTGAATTGGGACAGCTCAGAGAAAGGGAAAAAAGATTCAAAGTGGTTCAGGAGGAAATCAATCGAATTGAAAAAAGGGTTGAGGTCCTCAAGTCTCTGGTCGTCAAGGAACCGGATTGGCTAAAGATTCTGGCTATCCTCGGAAGGAGTATGCCTCCGGATCTCTATCTTGAGGAAGCCAGTTTCGACTCCAATAAAATTGACTGTAAGGGTAAAGCACAGAGTATTTTCAGTGTTGCACGGTTTATTGAAATGATTTCTCGTTATCCGGACATTTTTTCCTCGGCGGACTTCCGCTCCCTCAATCTCACTCCGGATGGAGTAATGTACAACTTTGACCTTTCTCTGGAGCTGAAAAAACTATGA